CTTTAATAAATACATCTTCAAGGGAAGGCTCTTCAGTAAAAATTGACTTGATTTCAGCCCCATGGGATATTATATCGCCCAATATGTTACTAATGGCCTCATCGTCAAAATTATCAATTCTTAATGTGATACGGCCATTCTTGGCAATGTTGAGTTTATGAACATGCCTGTTATTTTGAAGTATGGAAACGATGTCGTCAGTGTTTTCTTCCAATAGGAAAGAGATTTTTCTGAAGTTTAATTTGGACAAGTCATCGTCAATCTTCTCTGTAAATAGCTGATCTTCATCTGTCTTTGTCAAATCCTCAATTTCGGCCTTTTCTGTTAATACAGAATTTAAAGTATTAGCAATGTCCTTTTCATATTCCTCTTTTTGGGATTCGATTAAGCTGTCTTTAAGGCCCTGCGGAGTATCATAAGCAACCAGATTACCAGTATTGATGATTCCTACATAATCACAAAGCTTGTCTACCTCATGCATATCATGAGAACATAAAATTATAGTGTGGCCACTGTCGTTAAGTTCTCTGATTAAATCCCACAAGATTCTTTTAGTAGTCGGATCAAGACCTATGGT
This region of Methanobrevibacter sp. genomic DNA includes:
- a CDS encoding ATP-binding cassette domain-containing protein — protein: MKYAIETENLTKKYKDFTAVNSLNLTVPDKTIFGMLGPNGAGKTTTIKMLTCLIQPTSGTAVVGGFDIQKNPNEVRNLLGMVPQQVSLYKDLTVRENAELCADFYGVPVDEKEDRISDLMELVDIKYAQNKLIKQLSGGQKQKASLVASLVHRPDILFLDEPTIGLDPTTKRILWDLIRELNDSGHTIILCSHDMHEVDKLCDYVGIINTGNLVAYDTPQGLKDSLIESQKEEYEKDIANTLNSVLTEKAEIEDLTKTDEDQLFTEKIDDDLSKLNFRKISFLLEENTDDIVSILQNNRHVHKLNIAKNGRITLRIDNFDDEAISNILGDIISHGAEIKSIFTEEPSLEDVFIKATAEVNEDERA